Proteins from a genomic interval of Rosa chinensis cultivar Old Blush chromosome 2, RchiOBHm-V2, whole genome shotgun sequence:
- the LOC112190389 gene encoding protein argonaute 16 isoform X1: MMVAGAKNAGGDADLPPPPPTIPSNLKPELLAPPKYSIMTRPCRTGTTGRGITLLANHFKVSVNNPDAVFYQYSVHMTYEDNNPVLPGMGIGRKLMDRLYHTYSMEFDGNKFAYDGEKSLYTFGPLPLHKLNYTVVLEESVSRPHETGSSSVTEKRMKLSIQSKTFNVEISYAAKIPLKPIALALKGADADDGQDALRVLDIVLRQQAANRGCLLVRQSFFQDDSRCITAVGGTGLSTVRGFHSSFRPTQGGLTLNMGTKFCCLFVISVVAYTCRHLSLFLLWLLADVSTTLILTPGPVIDFLKANQGVQHPRNIDWARAKRMLKNLRIKTRHHNMEFKITGLSQNPCREQYFPMKLRSDDGTTVEQTVDITVYEYFTKHRGIELTYSANFPCLDVGKPKRPNYVPLELCSLVSLQRYKKALSSKQRASIVGSSRQRPQERINSVTNAVRNYGYNDDPVLAACGISIEKQLTQIEGRVLEAPKLKVGNSSDCMPSDGRWNFNGKTFLNPKHIDKWIVVNFSLENCDTSRISRQLYDIGRKKGIRIEYPITLIEEQPQLKKQSPIERVKKMFEQIKVKHPTEPPNFILCVLPERKTSDIYGPWKKECLVDYGIVTQCISPPMKKNNRERELSEQYLTNVLLKINSKLGGINSLLATEHSGVVSLIKDTPTMILGMDVSHGPPGRSDIPSVAAVVGSLQWPLISQYRAAVRTQKVRKEMIDSLYKPLESGEDDGIMRELLKEFYKTSKCKPTQIIIFRDGVSESQFNQVLNEELDQIMKAYKHHQKVDELPKFTVIVAQKNHNTKLFQAGSPQYNVPPGTVVDTNIVHPRNYDFYMCAHKGSIGTSRPVHYHVLLDEIGFSANELQNLIHSLSYVYQRSTTAVSIVAPICYAHLAAAQVMQFMKFEDLSATSSSGRVSVTTSESIPVPELPRLHEKVRSSMFFC, from the exons ATGATGGTAGCTGGTGCCAAAAATGCAGGTGGGGACGCAGATTTGCCCCCACCCCCTCCAACCATACCATCCAATTTGAAGCCAGAACTATTGGCTCCGCCCAAGTATTCTATTATGACTAGGCCATGCAGGACTGGAACTACTGGACGGGGCATAACTTTGCTTGCCAACCACTTCAAAGTTTCAGTGAATAATCCAGATGCTGTATTTTATCAGTATTCT GTTCACATGACTTATGAAGATAATAATCCAGTTCTTCCAGGGATGGGAATTGGGAGAAAATTGATGGATAGGCTTTATCATACATActccatggaatttgatggcaACAAATTTGCATACGATGGGGAGAAATCTCTGTACACATTTGGTCCTCTACCACTGCACAAGCTCAATTACACAGTTGTGCTGGAGGAATCAGTTTCTAGGCCACA TGAAACCGGCAGCTCTAGTGTCACTGAAAAACGGATGAAACTATCTATTCAGTCAAAGACTTTCAATGTAGAGATAAGTTATGCTGCCAAAATACCTCTGAAGCCAATTGCTCTTGCCCTTAAAGGAGCTGATGCAGATGATGGTCAAGATGCATTGAGAGTGCTAGACATAGTCTTAAGGCAGCAAGCAGCTAACAG GGGATGTCTTCTAGTAAGACAGTCATTCTTTCAGGATGACTCCAGATGCATCACTGCTGTTGGAGGTACCGGTTTAAGTACTGTTCGGGGCTTCCATTCCAGTTTTCGTCCCACTCAGGGTGGTCTGACCTTGAATATGGGTACAAAATTTTGTTGCCTTTTTGTAATCTCTGTGGTTGCCTACACTTGTCGTCACTTGTCACTTTTTCTGTTATGGCTTCTTGCAGATGTATCTACTACACTGATCTTAACCCCTGGACCAGTGATTGATTTTCTGAAAGCTAACCAGGGTGTACAACACCCCCGCAACATTGACTGGGCAagg GCTAAAAGAATGCTGAAAAATTTGAGGATAAAGACAAGACATCACAACATGGAATTCAAAATTACTGGCTTGAGCCAGAATCCCTGCCGTGAGCAATA TTTTCCTATGAAATTGAGAAGTGATGACGGAACTACTGTGGAGCAGACTGTGGACATTACTGTATATGAGTATTTCACCAAACATCGTGGCATAGAACTTACCTATTCTGCAAACTTTCCATGCCTTGACGTTGGCAAGCCAAAAAGGCCTAACTATGTGCCACTCGAG CTTTGTTCCCTTGTTTCCCTCCAACGGTATAAAAAAGCATTATCTTCAAAGCAGAGAGCTTCTATAGTTGGAAGTTCAAGGCAGAGGCCTCAGGAGAGAATAAATAGTGTGACTAAT GCTGTAAGGAATTATGGCTATAATGATGATCCTGTGCTTGCTGCATGCGGTATATCCATAGAGAAGCAATTGACTCAGATTGAAGGTCGTGTACTTGAGGCTCCGAAG TTGAAGGTAGGCAACAGTTCCGATTGCATGCCTTCAGATGGGAGATGGAACTTCAATGGCAAG ACATTTTTGAACCCCAAACACATTGACAAATGGATTGTTGTCAACTTCTCTTTGGAAAATTGTGATACTAGTCGCATCTCAAGGCAGCTTTATGACATTGGGAGGAAGAAGGGCATT AGAATTGAGTACCCAATCACATTGATTGAGGAACAACCACAGCTTAAAAAGCAAAGCCCTATTGAAAGAGTTAAAAAGATGTTTGAACAGATTAAAGTGAAGCATCCTACAGAGCCACCAAACTTCATTCTTTGCGTTTTACCAGAAAGAAAAACTTCTGATATATATG GACCGTGGAAGAAAGAGTGCCTTGTTGACTATGGCATTGTCACACAGTGCATTTCTCCTcccatgaaaaaaaataatagggaGAGAGAGCTATCTGAACAGTACCTCACTAATGTACTTTTGAAAATCAATTCTAAG CTTGGAGGAATAAATTCTTTGTTGGCAACAGAACACTCTGGGGTTGTTTCTCTAATTAAAGATACTCCTACAATGATTTTGGGGATGGATGTATCTCATGGGCCTCCTGGTCGATCAGATATTCCTTCTGTTGCTGCG GTTGTTGGCTCTCTACAGTGGCCACTAATTTCACAGTACAGAGCGGCTGTAAGGACACAAAAAGTTCGTAAGGAGATGATTGATTCTCTGTACAAGCCACTGGAAAGTGGAGAAGATGATGGTATTATGAG GGAACTGCTTAAGGAATTCTATAAAACTAGCAAATGCAAACCAACTCAGATTATTATCTTCAG GGATGGAGTCAGTGAATCGCAATTTAATCAAGTTTTGAATGAGGAGCTGGATCAAATTATGAAG GCTTACAAGCACCACCAGAAGGTTGATGAGCTTCCAAAATTTACTGTGATTGTGGCTCAAAAGAACCATAATACAAAGCTATTCCAAGCTGGTTCTCCCCAGTATAATGTTCCACCAG GAACAGTTGTGGACACAAATATTGTGCATCCAAGGAATTATGATTTCTATATGTGTGCTCACAAAGGCTCCATT GGAACTTCTAGGCCAGTACACTATCATGTCTTGCTCGATGAGATTGGCTTTTCTGCCAATGAACTGCAAAACCTGATCCACTCTCTTTCCTATGT GTACCAGAGGAGTACAACTGCAGTCTCAATTG TTGCGCCCATATGTTATGCGCACCTTGCTGCAGCCCAAGTAATGCAGTTTATGAAGTTTGAAGATCTCTCGGCAACTTCATCATCAGGAAGGGTCAGTGTCACTACATCAGAGAGTATCCCAGTGCCTGAGCTCCCTAGGCTTCATGAGAAGGTCCGCAGTTCCATGTTCTTCTGTTGA
- the LOC112190389 gene encoding protein argonaute 16 isoform X2, whose amino-acid sequence MMVAGAKNAGGDADLPPPPPTIPSNLKPELLAPPKYSIMTRPCRTGTTGRGITLLANHFKVSVNNPDAVFYQYSVHMTYEDNNPVLPGMGIGRKLMDRLYHTYSMEFDGNKFAYDGEKSLYTFGPLPLHKLNYTVVLEESVSRPHETGSSSVTEKRMKLSIQSKTFNVEISYAAKIPLKPIALALKGADADDGQDALRVLDIVLRQQAANRGCLLVRQSFFQDDSRCITAVGGTGLSTVRGFHSSFRPTQGGLTLNMDVSTTLILTPGPVIDFLKANQGVQHPRNIDWARAKRMLKNLRIKTRHHNMEFKITGLSQNPCREQYFPMKLRSDDGTTVEQTVDITVYEYFTKHRGIELTYSANFPCLDVGKPKRPNYVPLELCSLVSLQRYKKALSSKQRASIVGSSRQRPQERINSVTNAVRNYGYNDDPVLAACGISIEKQLTQIEGRVLEAPKLKVGNSSDCMPSDGRWNFNGKTFLNPKHIDKWIVVNFSLENCDTSRISRQLYDIGRKKGIRIEYPITLIEEQPQLKKQSPIERVKKMFEQIKVKHPTEPPNFILCVLPERKTSDIYGPWKKECLVDYGIVTQCISPPMKKNNRERELSEQYLTNVLLKINSKLGGINSLLATEHSGVVSLIKDTPTMILGMDVSHGPPGRSDIPSVAAVVGSLQWPLISQYRAAVRTQKVRKEMIDSLYKPLESGEDDGIMRELLKEFYKTSKCKPTQIIIFRDGVSESQFNQVLNEELDQIMKAYKHHQKVDELPKFTVIVAQKNHNTKLFQAGSPQYNVPPGTVVDTNIVHPRNYDFYMCAHKGSIGTSRPVHYHVLLDEIGFSANELQNLIHSLSYVYQRSTTAVSIVAPICYAHLAAAQVMQFMKFEDLSATSSSGRVSVTTSESIPVPELPRLHEKVRSSMFFC is encoded by the exons ATGATGGTAGCTGGTGCCAAAAATGCAGGTGGGGACGCAGATTTGCCCCCACCCCCTCCAACCATACCATCCAATTTGAAGCCAGAACTATTGGCTCCGCCCAAGTATTCTATTATGACTAGGCCATGCAGGACTGGAACTACTGGACGGGGCATAACTTTGCTTGCCAACCACTTCAAAGTTTCAGTGAATAATCCAGATGCTGTATTTTATCAGTATTCT GTTCACATGACTTATGAAGATAATAATCCAGTTCTTCCAGGGATGGGAATTGGGAGAAAATTGATGGATAGGCTTTATCATACATActccatggaatttgatggcaACAAATTTGCATACGATGGGGAGAAATCTCTGTACACATTTGGTCCTCTACCACTGCACAAGCTCAATTACACAGTTGTGCTGGAGGAATCAGTTTCTAGGCCACA TGAAACCGGCAGCTCTAGTGTCACTGAAAAACGGATGAAACTATCTATTCAGTCAAAGACTTTCAATGTAGAGATAAGTTATGCTGCCAAAATACCTCTGAAGCCAATTGCTCTTGCCCTTAAAGGAGCTGATGCAGATGATGGTCAAGATGCATTGAGAGTGCTAGACATAGTCTTAAGGCAGCAAGCAGCTAACAG GGGATGTCTTCTAGTAAGACAGTCATTCTTTCAGGATGACTCCAGATGCATCACTGCTGTTGGAGGTACCGGTTTAAGTACTGTTCGGGGCTTCCATTCCAGTTTTCGTCCCACTCAGGGTGGTCTGACCTTGAATATGG ATGTATCTACTACACTGATCTTAACCCCTGGACCAGTGATTGATTTTCTGAAAGCTAACCAGGGTGTACAACACCCCCGCAACATTGACTGGGCAagg GCTAAAAGAATGCTGAAAAATTTGAGGATAAAGACAAGACATCACAACATGGAATTCAAAATTACTGGCTTGAGCCAGAATCCCTGCCGTGAGCAATA TTTTCCTATGAAATTGAGAAGTGATGACGGAACTACTGTGGAGCAGACTGTGGACATTACTGTATATGAGTATTTCACCAAACATCGTGGCATAGAACTTACCTATTCTGCAAACTTTCCATGCCTTGACGTTGGCAAGCCAAAAAGGCCTAACTATGTGCCACTCGAG CTTTGTTCCCTTGTTTCCCTCCAACGGTATAAAAAAGCATTATCTTCAAAGCAGAGAGCTTCTATAGTTGGAAGTTCAAGGCAGAGGCCTCAGGAGAGAATAAATAGTGTGACTAAT GCTGTAAGGAATTATGGCTATAATGATGATCCTGTGCTTGCTGCATGCGGTATATCCATAGAGAAGCAATTGACTCAGATTGAAGGTCGTGTACTTGAGGCTCCGAAG TTGAAGGTAGGCAACAGTTCCGATTGCATGCCTTCAGATGGGAGATGGAACTTCAATGGCAAG ACATTTTTGAACCCCAAACACATTGACAAATGGATTGTTGTCAACTTCTCTTTGGAAAATTGTGATACTAGTCGCATCTCAAGGCAGCTTTATGACATTGGGAGGAAGAAGGGCATT AGAATTGAGTACCCAATCACATTGATTGAGGAACAACCACAGCTTAAAAAGCAAAGCCCTATTGAAAGAGTTAAAAAGATGTTTGAACAGATTAAAGTGAAGCATCCTACAGAGCCACCAAACTTCATTCTTTGCGTTTTACCAGAAAGAAAAACTTCTGATATATATG GACCGTGGAAGAAAGAGTGCCTTGTTGACTATGGCATTGTCACACAGTGCATTTCTCCTcccatgaaaaaaaataatagggaGAGAGAGCTATCTGAACAGTACCTCACTAATGTACTTTTGAAAATCAATTCTAAG CTTGGAGGAATAAATTCTTTGTTGGCAACAGAACACTCTGGGGTTGTTTCTCTAATTAAAGATACTCCTACAATGATTTTGGGGATGGATGTATCTCATGGGCCTCCTGGTCGATCAGATATTCCTTCTGTTGCTGCG GTTGTTGGCTCTCTACAGTGGCCACTAATTTCACAGTACAGAGCGGCTGTAAGGACACAAAAAGTTCGTAAGGAGATGATTGATTCTCTGTACAAGCCACTGGAAAGTGGAGAAGATGATGGTATTATGAG GGAACTGCTTAAGGAATTCTATAAAACTAGCAAATGCAAACCAACTCAGATTATTATCTTCAG GGATGGAGTCAGTGAATCGCAATTTAATCAAGTTTTGAATGAGGAGCTGGATCAAATTATGAAG GCTTACAAGCACCACCAGAAGGTTGATGAGCTTCCAAAATTTACTGTGATTGTGGCTCAAAAGAACCATAATACAAAGCTATTCCAAGCTGGTTCTCCCCAGTATAATGTTCCACCAG GAACAGTTGTGGACACAAATATTGTGCATCCAAGGAATTATGATTTCTATATGTGTGCTCACAAAGGCTCCATT GGAACTTCTAGGCCAGTACACTATCATGTCTTGCTCGATGAGATTGGCTTTTCTGCCAATGAACTGCAAAACCTGATCCACTCTCTTTCCTATGT GTACCAGAGGAGTACAACTGCAGTCTCAATTG TTGCGCCCATATGTTATGCGCACCTTGCTGCAGCCCAAGTAATGCAGTTTATGAAGTTTGAAGATCTCTCGGCAACTTCATCATCAGGAAGGGTCAGTGTCACTACATCAGAGAGTATCCCAGTGCCTGAGCTCCCTAGGCTTCATGAGAAGGTCCGCAGTTCCATGTTCTTCTGTTGA